A stretch of the Metopolophium dirhodum isolate CAU chromosome 8, ASM1992520v1, whole genome shotgun sequence genome encodes the following:
- the LOC132951319 gene encoding uncharacterized protein LOC132951319 — translation MVDIAFLFKAIQSIRHNTFDCTFSDLKIIKEKKNGFFSTFVFKCKICGTIENIYSEDPERKGFSINTAVTSAILNTGQGYSQLEEFCGILDMYCMSLPTYQNIHEQVSQSIFSVSLDEMIKAGQEESKIAIENGDVDEQGRPLITVIADGAWSKRSYKSNYNALSGVASIFGWNTKKCLFVGVKNKYCIICHRASQQNEPTRSHVCYKNWDSTSTSMESSIIVEGFKESIPMHNLIYDKLIGDGDSSVMKNLSLTKPYGPDLNIKKIECTNHLLRNYINRLRETASRRKCTNGNIVPGVQRTFLKNNVLRLRYAVTEAIKFRSNMKINATEKVKLLKSDILNGPYHVFGYHTHCDQYFCDGLKDGENNLVPDLEKSGLWNDILAARNLLAHHSSSLIHNVNNNCVENYNSVVAKYVGGKRINFSLKGSYQTRCHIALTSLNAGPSHISVLHKKITKASPGVFTKRFIEQRSNKNKNKLKRRQLFGNSKSTKKVYNGPDRDYGCIQEEPQILDMDPKEFNIKKIKFLERVSKTNEEIKTLEESTKNQSESELWKVERSIRLTASNFGKVCKLRLTTSRKNTVKSILYNTFSGNLSTNYGIENEPIARISFEKVINLKIKPAGLFVDKTYHFLAASPDGLIEDDGIIEIKCPYTIKDLTPEDAIQNGKLKFATVIDGKLNLKTNDNYYYQIQGQLHITQRAYCYFVVWSSKGMLYQKIVRDDVFFELRMQQQLISFYHDHLLHEILDSRFNRGLPIRD, via the exons ATGGTTGATATAGCATTTTTATTCAAGGCAATTCAAAGTATTCGACACAATACGTTTGACTGTACattttctgacttaaaaattataaaagaaaaaaaaaatggattttttagcacatttgtttttaaatgtaaaatatgtggtacgatagaaaatatttattcagaAGATCCTGAACGAAAAGGTTTCAGTATAAATACAGCAGTTACATCTGCCATATTAAACACGGGACAAGGATATTCCCAATTGGAAGAGTTCTGTGGTATACTTGATATGTATTGCATGTCACTTCCTACTTATCAAAATATTCACGAACAAGTTAGTCAAAGTATATTTAGTGTAAGTTTGGATGAGATGATAAAAGCGGGACAAGAGGAATCAAAAATTGCAATTGAAAACGGAGACGTAGATGAACAAGGACGTCCCTTGATAACCGTGATTGCAGATGGGGCATGGTCAAAAAGATCATATAAAAGCAATTATAATGCTTTATCTGGTGTCGCTTCCATATTTGGAtggaatacaaaaaaatgtttatttgttggcgttaaaaataaatattgcattatttgTCATCGAGCTTCCCAACAAAATGAACCAACCAGATCTCACGTGTGTTATAAGAATTGGGATAGTACCTCTACTTCTATGGAATCAAGTATAATAGTTGAAGGATTCAAAGAGAGTATTCCAATGCATAACCTTATTTATGATAAGTTAATCGGAGACGGTGATAGTAGTGTGATGAAGAACTTGAGTTTAACTAAACCATATGGACCGGATTTGAATATAAAGAAAATAGAGTGTACAAATCATTTGCTTAGGAACTATATAAACAGACTACGTGAAACAGCTAGTCGACGCAAGTGTACAAATGGGAATATTGTTCCAGGTGTTCAaagaacttttttaaaaaataatgtactccGTCTTCGATATGCTGTTACTGAAGCCATAAAGTTTCGtagtaatatgaaaataaatgctACAGAAAAAGTAAAACTACTTAAGTCGGATATTTTGAATGGACCTTATCATGTATTTGGATACCATACACATTGTGATCAGTATTTTTGTGATGGCCTAAAAGACGGTGAAAATAATTTAGTGCCCGATTTAGAAAAATCCGGTCTTTGGAATGACATTTTAGCTGCAAGAAATTTATTAGCACACCATTCTTCAAGTTTAATTcacaatgttaataataactgtgtcgaaaattataatagtgtagTCGCCAAATACGTAGGTGGAAAgcgtattaatttttctttaaaaggGTCTTACCAAACACGATGTCATATTGCTCTAACGTCCTTAAATGCAGGTCCGTCGCATATAAGTGTActacacaaaaaaattacaaaggCAAGTCCAGGTGTATTTACTAAACGTTTTATAGAACAACGttcgaacaaaaataaaaataaattaaaaagacgACAACTATTTGGAAATTCCAAGTCtactaaaaaagtttataatggCCCAGACCGAGACTATGGATGTATTCAAGAAGAACCTCAAATATTGGATATGGATCcaaaagaatttaatattaaaaaaataaaatttttagagCGTGTATCAAAGACTAATGAAGAAATTAAAACATTAGAAGAGTCAACGAAAAATCAGTCTGAAAGCGAACTATGGAAAGTAGAGAGAAGTATACGACTGACAGCCTCAAATTTTGGAAAGGTTTGTAAACTACGATTAACAACGTCAAGGAAAAATActgttaaaagtatattatataatacattttccggTAATTTATCGACAAACTATGGCATCGAAAATGAACCTATAGCAAGAATTTCCTTCGAAAAAGTGatcaacttaaaaattaaaccgGCTGGTTTATTTGTTGATAAAACATATCATTTTTTGGCTGCAAGTCCTGACGGGCTAATCGAAGACGATGGTATCATAGAAATTAAATGTCCATACACTATTAAAGATCTCACACCTGAAGATGCTATCCAAaatggaaaattgaaatttgcgACAGTCATCgatggaaaattaaatttaaaaacaaatgataattactattatcaaaTACAAGGACAACTACACATAACACAAAGAGCTTACTGTTATTTCGTCGTGTGGTCATCCAAAG GTATGTTGTACCAAAAGATTGTACGAGATGACGTTTTTTTCGAACTACGAATGCAGCAACAGTTGATTTCATTTTACCATGACCATTTGTTACATGAAATATTAGATTCCCGTTTTAATCGTGGTTTACCCATTAGAGATTAA